The following coding sequences lie in one Leishmania donovani BPK282A1 complete genome, chromosome 11 genomic window:
- a CDS encoding aminopeptidase, putative, with protein MTVLKGEELREKGYGGIYAVGKCAQYPPHLVTLRYRNPNAAEGAKNIAMVGKGIVYDCGGLALKPAAHMTNMKTDMGGSAGVFCAFIAVVRSMKMQRTHFSHIANISVTLCLAENAIGPHSYRNDDVVVMKSGKSVEVMNTDAEGRIVLGDGVCYATGEQDFVPDVLIDMATLTGAQGVATGSKHAGVYASDAEAEKDMINAGLRSGDLCYPVLYCPEYHEEVYKSPCADMRNTANSPSSAGSSCGGYFVEQHLSERFRGPFVHVDMAYPSSNTAGATGYGVTLV; from the coding sequence ATGACTGTGCTCAAGGgtgaggagctgcgcgagaaggGCTATGGCGGCATCTACGCTGTCGGCAAGTGTGCGCAGTACCCGCCGCACCTGGTGACGCTGCGCTACAGGAACCCGAACGCCGCTGAGGGCGCCAAGAATATTGCGATGGTTGGCAAGGGTATCGTGTACGACTGCGGCGGCCTTGCGCTGAAGCCAGCGGCGCACATGACGAACATGAAGACGGATATGGGCGGCTCGGCTGGCGTGTTCTGCGCCTTCatcgcggtggtgcgcagcatgAAGATGCAGAGGACTCACTTCAGCCACATCGCCAACATCAGCGTGACGCTGTGCTTGGCAGAGAACGCGATCGGCCCCCACTCGTACCGCAACGACGACGTTGTGGTGATGAAGTCGGGCAAGTCGGTGGAGGTGATGAACACGGATGCGGAGGGCCGCATCGTGCTGGGCGACGGCGTGTGCTACGCGACGGGCGAGCAGGACTTCGTCCCGGATGTGCTGATCGACATGGCGACGCTGACGGGTGCGCAGGGTGTGGCGACGGGCTCGAAGCACGCCGGCGTTTACGCCAGCGATGCCGAGGCGGAAAAGGACATGATCAATGCGGGCCTGCGGTCCGGCGACCTGTGCTACCCAGTGCTGTACTGCCCCGAGTACCACGAGGAGGTGTACAAAAGCCCTTGCGCCGACATGCGCAACACTGCGAACTCGCCATCCAGCGCCGGCTCGAGCTGCGGCGGGTACTttgtcgagcagcacctgAGCGAGCGCTTCAGGGGCCCCTTTGTGCACGTTGATATGGCCTACCCCAGCTCCAACAcggccggcgccaccggctACGGTGTTACTCTCGTG